A window from Candidatus Nitrosotenuis uzonensis encodes these proteins:
- a CDS encoding SRPBCC family protein, whose protein sequence is MSHLVYGASKDGHYTGTVTQSVIVAVSVPAIWQEISNIAGLAGWVSDVKKTVFLSKTKKGLGASRKIFFADGSQVVEYIVGWQEEKYLSYIATSGLPLEGYHATISIAAKGKKSSITWTSFLISRGSDRKEFEEFLSFMDSFYRDSLKNLKEKLEKQHASI, encoded by the coding sequence GTGAGTCATTTAGTTTATGGGGCCAGCAAGGACGGACACTATACAGGAACGGTAACGCAGTCAGTCATCGTAGCGGTGTCTGTACCTGCAATTTGGCAGGAAATAAGTAATATTGCAGGCCTTGCAGGATGGGTGAGCGATGTGAAAAAGACAGTGTTTCTATCGAAGACAAAAAAAGGCCTAGGCGCATCAAGAAAAATATTCTTTGCAGACGGCAGCCAAGTTGTAGAATACATAGTGGGTTGGCAAGAGGAAAAATATCTCTCATACATTGCAACATCCGGCCTGCCTCTTGAGGGATATCATGCTACCATATCTATTGCAGCAAAAGGGAAAAAATCATCCATAACATGGACTTCGTTTTTGATAAGTCGCGGATCAGACAGGAAAGAGTTTGAAGAGTTCCTGTCCTTTATGGACTCGTTCTACAGAGATTCGCTCAAAAACCTCAAGGAAAAGCTAGAAAAGCAGCACGCATCAATATGA
- a CDS encoding Mov34/MPN/PAD-1 family protein — MGKIERKVVLKKDVKDSILSYCKMKHPSEGILILRGKSKKGTITVDGLVIPPFSYSDQTFAGFPQSFLPFDLSYVGIAHSHPSGSASPSVTDMHNFFGLVAIIVQSPYEKDEDIFAWDSAGNALPIIFE; from the coding sequence ATGGGCAAAATAGAGCGCAAGGTAGTGCTGAAAAAAGATGTCAAGGACAGCATCCTATCTTATTGCAAAATGAAACATCCTTCAGAAGGCATACTGATACTGAGGGGCAAATCAAAGAAGGGGACGATCACAGTAGATGGGCTTGTAATACCTCCATTCTCATACAGCGACCAGACGTTTGCAGGATTTCCGCAATCGTTTCTGCCATTTGATCTCTCATATGTGGGAATAGCTCACTCGCATCCTAGTGGCTCTGCCAGCCCTTCAGTTACTGACATGCACAACTTCTTTGGACTAGTAGCAATCATCGTACAGTCCCCGTACGAGAAGGACGAGGACATCTTTGCGTGGGATAGTGCCGGAAACGCACTACCGATAATTTTTGAATGA
- a CDS encoding ABC transporter permease gives MSMLTSSQLKESFLKNRIGLVGIVILAGLIVVSALTVVFVPLETYRQWNNPASWTLMPKSALPAWVNYFSDKKIPEHQIIEGSQTILQKSQSTYTLIQSFESDYAFDYFPDDLILQYKVAYSGSSIIQIHVIRPDGIQIDLYRASIPFAESETVFSDRVFSANEMIRKNLRLQTAAFSFPTEGLSASEIVFSKTDLNEVLKGRYVFLVKITGTDENSILGSQMIIGGKVFGIIGTDELRRDLSIGILWGIPVALFIGIVVSVGSVVAGLVFGVYAGYKGGKTDESMMRFNDIIYALPALPFLIILSVTTSNSIFLLIGFLMIFGWVGVAKVSRSMALQIKTRQFVDAAKVMGQKDSKIITRHIIPQILPYALASIAISVPAAITTEAGLSFLGLGDPSFPTWGQILHDAKSYGAAARGLWWWIMPPGIMIALTGLAFVFIGNALESTANPKLGRR, from the coding sequence ATATCGATGCTCACTTCCTCTCAGCTAAAAGAGAGTTTCCTGAAAAACAGAATAGGTCTTGTTGGCATAGTAATTCTGGCAGGGCTGATAGTAGTTTCTGCACTTACGGTAGTGTTTGTGCCGCTTGAGACATATAGACAGTGGAACAACCCTGCAAGCTGGACATTGATGCCAAAATCTGCGCTTCCTGCATGGGTAAACTATTTTTCGGACAAAAAAATTCCTGAGCATCAAATAATTGAGGGCTCACAGACAATACTGCAAAAATCGCAATCCACATACACTCTCATACAAAGTTTTGAATCAGATTACGCATTCGATTATTTTCCTGACGATCTCATACTGCAGTACAAGGTGGCGTATTCTGGCTCATCAATAATTCAGATTCACGTGATAAGACCCGACGGCATTCAGATTGACCTTTACAGGGCCTCGATACCTTTTGCGGAATCTGAGACAGTCTTTTCCGACAGGGTCTTTTCGGCAAATGAGATGATAAGAAAAAACCTACGATTGCAAACAGCAGCATTTTCGTTTCCAACAGAAGGATTGTCAGCTAGCGAGATAGTTTTCTCAAAGACGGATTTAAATGAGGTGTTAAAAGGCAGGTACGTCTTTTTAGTCAAGATAACGGGCACGGATGAGAATAGCATACTAGGCTCCCAGATGATTATAGGTGGAAAAGTCTTTGGCATTATAGGTACGGATGAGCTCAGACGCGACTTGTCAATAGGTATTTTGTGGGGCATACCGGTGGCATTATTCATCGGTATAGTAGTTTCTGTAGGATCTGTAGTTGCAGGGCTAGTCTTTGGAGTTTATGCCGGATACAAGGGTGGAAAGACAGACGAGTCTATGATGAGATTTAATGACATAATCTATGCACTGCCAGCACTGCCTTTTCTTATCATACTTTCTGTCACGACATCAAATAGCATATTTTTGCTCATAGGATTCCTGATGATTTTTGGTTGGGTCGGTGTTGCCAAAGTCTCTCGCAGTATGGCGCTACAGATAAAGACAAGGCAGTTCGTGGATGCTGCCAAGGTAATGGGTCAGAAGGATTCAAAGATAATCACAAGGCACATAATTCCGCAGATTCTCCCCTACGCCCTTGCAAGTATAGCAATATCGGTTCCTGCGGCAATCACGACCGAAGCGGGTCTGAGTTTTCTGGGGCTTGGTGATCCCTCTTTCCCAACATGGGGCCAGATATTGCACGATGCAAAATCATATGGTGCTGCGGCAAGAGGCCTGTGGTGGTGGATAATGCCTCCAGGAATAATGATCGCTCTGACAGGCCTTGCTTTTGTCTTTATTGGAAACGCACTGGAATCAACTGCCAATCCTAAACTTGGGCGCCGCTAG
- a CDS encoding ABC transporter permease: protein MKRYFATRVAILFAVLLATLFLTILLVGSNMDTIMKKGIAIQVRAEIVENKALASSFKDTVELDAYVQTQIEQRMRNLGLDSPWYSPNRIGLAMYKILILDFGHATFLTSDSGSSAVGEIILEKLPRTVLLFTTATIIISVIGIFIGAAAGSKPRSKTDRLTSSFAIISSSFPVWWVGMIMIFAFSFSYSIFPARATPLIAPSDPGYVPALLYHMMLPLITIVLIGFGTWAYLVRNFMVGIMQEDFVFVKKAIGISQRKILFGSALKNAAPPIVTVLALSLSGSLGGAIITEAVFDWPGMGRLYFEAISVMDLPVIIGATYVLTAFFLVSIFISDLLYGYLDPRIRTG, encoded by the coding sequence ATCAAGCGCTACTTTGCCACGAGAGTTGCAATCTTGTTTGCCGTACTTTTGGCAACTTTATTTCTCACCATACTTCTTGTTGGCTCAAACATGGATACCATAATGAAAAAAGGAATTGCAATACAAGTAAGGGCCGAGATTGTTGAGAACAAGGCGCTTGCCTCAAGCTTCAAGGACACAGTAGAGCTTGACGCATATGTACAGACACAGATAGAGCAGCGCATGCGGAATCTTGGACTTGACAGTCCATGGTATTCCCCAAACAGAATCGGACTTGCCATGTATAAGATTTTGATTTTAGATTTTGGCCATGCTACATTTTTGACAAGCGATAGTGGCTCATCAGCTGTGGGCGAGATAATACTTGAAAAACTTCCAAGGACAGTGCTTTTGTTCACCACTGCCACAATAATAATTTCAGTCATAGGGATATTCATTGGTGCTGCGGCAGGAAGCAAGCCGCGCTCAAAGACGGACAGACTCACATCATCGTTTGCCATAATTAGCAGTAGCTTTCCTGTGTGGTGGGTCGGCATGATAATGATATTTGCATTTTCATTTTCCTATAGTATCTTTCCTGCAAGGGCAACACCTCTCATCGCCCCCTCCGATCCAGGCTATGTGCCCGCACTGTTGTATCACATGATGCTGCCACTAATCACCATAGTGTTAATCGGGTTTGGCACCTGGGCCTATCTTGTCAGGAACTTTATGGTTGGGATAATGCAGGAGGACTTTGTATTTGTCAAGAAGGCAATAGGAATAAGCCAAAGAAAGATACTTTTTGGCAGTGCTCTGAAAAACGCTGCCCCGCCCATTGTCACAGTTCTTGCGCTCAGTCTTTCAGGCTCGCTTGGTGGTGCAATAATTACAGAGGCAGTATTTGACTGGCCCGGCATGGGAAGGCTTTATTTTGAAGCAATAAGTGTGATGGACCTGCCGGTGATAATTGGCGCCACGTATGTACTCACCGCATTCTTCCTTGTAAGCATATTCATCTCGGATCTACTTTACGGGTATTTGGATCCAAGGATAAGGACAGGTTAG
- a CDS encoding response regulator encodes MKALVLEDNGRVVELYKKIFAEKGCEADFARNSAQCLEYVRARSCYDFVILENPTEMGEANLEDKLRDTKPQQRVFFLSPYMSMRKEGFEHLKDTLDLIDKPFAMISLLSYIEIKEDNTPNTL; translated from the coding sequence ATGAAGGCGCTGGTACTAGAAGATAATGGCAGAGTTGTTGAACTGTACAAGAAAATATTTGCAGAAAAAGGATGCGAGGCGGACTTTGCACGCAATTCGGCACAATGCCTCGAATATGTCCGCGCCAGAAGCTGTTACGACTTTGTCATCCTAGAAAACCCTACCGAAATGGGCGAAGCTAATCTTGAGGACAAGCTCAGAGACACAAAGCCCCAGCAAAGAGTGTTCTTCCTCTCTCCATACATGAGTATGCGTAAGGAAGGCTTTGAGCACCTAAAGGATACCTTGGATCTCATAGACAAGCCGTTTGCCATGATAAGTCTATTATCTTACATTGAGATAAAGGAAGATAACACACCAAATACATTATAA
- a CDS encoding type II toxin-antitoxin system VapC family toxin: MEAGRVQTVVLDSNVFIKEFQEGRVLRPIARRMKKYRSKLVIPETVLGEVSRITGTDPIATMEHVYQYCKQPITIDRTDEIIEESNRISQKYYECHSPDNMILATAKITGSTLVSFDRDLLQTAKMEGVQAFLPRNFIRWG, from the coding sequence ATGGAAGCAGGACGTGTACAAACGGTAGTTTTAGATTCGAACGTATTCATCAAGGAATTCCAAGAAGGCAGAGTATTAAGACCAATTGCAAGGCGAATGAAAAAATACAGATCAAAACTTGTCATACCAGAAACGGTTCTGGGCGAGGTAAGCAGAATTACTGGAACCGATCCGATTGCCACCATGGAACATGTGTACCAGTATTGCAAACAGCCCATCACAATAGACAGGACAGACGAAATAATAGAAGAATCAAACAGAATATCCCAAAAATATTACGAATGTCACAGTCCAGACAATATGATTTTGGCCACGGCAAAAATCACCGGTTCGACTCTGGTTAGCTTTGACAGGGACTTGCTGCAAACTGCAAAAATGGAAGGGGTGCAAGCATTCCTTCCACGTAACTTTATTCGATGGGGATAA
- a CDS encoding cupredoxin domain-containing protein yields the protein MRVFVIATLVAAAILLSYVMPVDASGKNLEITIPNGASVQDELVTFHPEILPFDPHDTITWKNKDSTVHSVTSGIPAHPDYSGIFFKTGDIESSKSSTIGTENLTNFAYYYFCQIHPWMTGKLVLATAPESLPETVNAIVAEKEYWKGTDIVITGTVASDFAKTPYQLLVYQYPDRLIDVLDAKFDDDASYSQTIQTDGLVASKYTVRLVYGLPTQIATKTFELSETSTSIPKWIKNEARWWASGTLPDSEFAKTIEHLAKERILTLQKNDSSASIIPTWFKVNASWWAEGRITDSEFAKGLQYLVNAGIVQI from the coding sequence ATGCGTGTGTTTGTCATTGCGACGCTTGTTGCTGCAGCGATACTGCTATCATATGTAATGCCAGTTGATGCAAGTGGCAAGAATCTAGAAATAACAATACCAAACGGAGCATCGGTGCAGGATGAGCTTGTCACGTTCCATCCAGAAATACTGCCATTTGATCCTCACGATACCATAACATGGAAAAACAAGGACAGTACAGTGCACAGTGTCACTAGTGGAATTCCCGCACATCCTGACTATTCTGGAATATTCTTCAAAACAGGCGACATCGAGTCATCCAAGTCATCTACTATAGGAACTGAAAACCTGACAAATTTTGCATATTATTACTTTTGTCAGATTCACCCATGGATGACAGGAAAACTCGTTCTTGCGACAGCTCCAGAGTCACTGCCGGAGACGGTCAATGCCATAGTTGCAGAAAAAGAGTATTGGAAGGGTACCGACATAGTAATCACAGGCACTGTGGCATCCGATTTTGCAAAGACCCCGTACCAGTTACTAGTTTACCAATACCCAGACAGGTTAATCGATGTGCTTGACGCAAAGTTTGATGATGATGCATCATACTCGCAGACGATTCAAACTGACGGACTTGTTGCATCAAAATATACAGTAAGACTTGTCTATGGCCTTCCAACACAGATTGCCACAAAGACGTTTGAGCTGAGTGAGACAAGCACAAGCATACCAAAATGGATAAAAAATGAAGCTAGATGGTGGGCCTCAGGTACCTTGCCAGATTCAGAGTTTGCCAAGACAATAGAGCATCTTGCAAAAGAAAGGATACTCACATTACAAAAAAATGATTCAAGTGCAAGCATCATTCCTACATGGTTTAAGGTAAATGCAAGTTGGTGGGCGGAAGGCCGCATAACAGATTCAGAGTTTGCCAAGGGCCTGCAATATCTTGTGAATGCAGGAATAGTGCAGATTTAG
- a CDS encoding carboxypeptidase-like regulatory domain-containing protein encodes MKNIVLILAVLGLVLFGATTAYGATLWDFVVSAKFDSERISLYEKPTITGKVLNHAMKPVPGADVQIRFAGASVTTTTNATGVFSHQFAEQTIPGTFIVNIYVKDGEKRAVAKTTLRVGEEQVTFNELYYKSEDVVNGQDNPYRALQLKHYQKHLEEQQKRLQKQIEIESKKLILEEKRQIAQLKLEEAIRQKQPGYGIYSGYKYDDYISSLNPKAKNTITSQLNYTKNAFEEAQYAMKQVLDNGGTLQEAREAYFAKLAITKEQLESFDNSTAKNTSEVKKQDPKSPKKVVGLSVKGKKQ; translated from the coding sequence TTGAAAAACATCGTGCTGATTTTAGCCGTACTTGGGCTAGTCCTATTTGGCGCAACTACTGCGTACGGGGCTACCTTGTGGGACTTTGTGGTTTCTGCAAAGTTCGATAGCGAGAGAATCAGCCTGTACGAAAAACCAACCATAACAGGCAAGGTCTTAAACCATGCGATGAAACCTGTTCCAGGTGCAGATGTCCAGATCAGATTTGCAGGCGCCTCTGTTACAACCACTACCAATGCAACGGGCGTCTTTTCACACCAGTTTGCCGAACAAACAATTCCAGGCACATTCATAGTCAACATTTACGTAAAGGACGGCGAGAAGAGAGCTGTCGCCAAGACCACATTAAGGGTTGGAGAAGAGCAGGTCACCTTTAACGAGTTATACTACAAATCAGAGGATGTTGTAAATGGGCAGGACAACCCATACAGGGCCCTGCAGTTAAAGCATTATCAAAAACATCTTGAAGAGCAGCAAAAGCGCTTGCAAAAGCAGATTGAAATAGAATCAAAAAAGCTCATACTTGAAGAAAAACGCCAGATAGCACAATTAAAGCTTGAAGAGGCAATCAGGCAAAAACAGCCAGGATACGGGATTTATTCAGGGTACAAGTACGACGACTATATATCAAGCCTGAACCCGAAGGCAAAGAACACAATTACCAGTCAGCTAAACTACACAAAGAACGCATTTGAGGAAGCCCAGTACGCAATGAAACAGGTGCTAGATAACGGTGGCACATTACAGGAGGCAAGAGAAGCATACTTTGCAAAACTTGCAATAACAAAGGAACAGTTAGAGTCATTTGATAACTCGACGGCAAAGAACACCTCCGAAGTAAAAAAACAGGATCCGAAGAGCCCAAAGAAAGTAGTCGGACTCTCAGTGAAGGGCAAAAAACAGTAA
- a CDS encoding PKD domain-containing protein: protein MQLKFYTILLSVIVFSAVMPMAFAATVTQNIVKSGDYVTLTGEGIDPDEDSLTIEWKQTGGETVKLSSTTDPEPSFVAPEVENGKVKILTFELRVTDPYGGTDTDIIKITVMPRNQPPTADAGPDQSVEKGDEVTLQGDGFDPDGDPLIYHWSQIDGPIVDLDDPNSQTPTFDTSTITRSTATLRFQLTVADGFGGIARDAVVIKMTAGKPTLITASAGPDQTVNEGSNVQLSGSCNDKLNRETQLSWSQTLGPFVLLSSTSDADPTFVAPEIPNGSIIPTAFRLTCYVEGGGSATDIVIVRVKPINDDPSADAGPDKNTLPRRLVYLTGSGSDPDGDILKYSWKQTKGTTVELINENRPELRILAPEVSGGASTSLEFELTVTDPYGGSDSDKVTVNVMSDNVRASADAGVDQVVDEQTEVTLSGSGSDPDSDVLTYSWKQIGGEAVELSAVDQPQPTFTAPVVANGKVKVLVFELRVADENGYPSKDTVKVTVLPVNTPPTVDAGSGQEVDFGAIVVLSGSAFDEDDDPLTFLWNQVSGPSVTMSTNTELQTSFTAPKVAVTTQLTFQLIANDGQADSEPSTVTITVKGEETKAISANAGPDQTVEEHSTVTLSGSGKDPLRHKLSYSWKQITGETVTLSSTTLAKPSFEAPEVANGQKKILTFELTVTDPSTGRTAKDMVTVTVTPINGDPTAIAKVKSVREPI, encoded by the coding sequence TTGCAATTAAAATTCTACACAATACTGCTATCTGTAATTGTTTTTAGCGCAGTAATGCCTATGGCGTTTGCAGCTACTGTAACCCAGAATATTGTAAAGTCTGGCGACTATGTAACGCTTACCGGGGAAGGAATTGACCCAGATGAGGACTCGCTTACAATCGAATGGAAACAGACTGGCGGAGAGACAGTAAAACTCTCATCTACAACAGATCCGGAACCATCCTTTGTTGCCCCTGAGGTTGAAAACGGCAAAGTGAAAATCCTTACCTTTGAGCTTAGAGTTACCGACCCGTACGGCGGAACTGATACTGATATTATCAAGATTACTGTTATGCCAAGAAACCAGCCTCCAACTGCTGATGCTGGTCCAGACCAATCAGTGGAAAAGGGAGATGAGGTCACACTTCAAGGTGATGGCTTTGATCCTGACGGTGACCCATTAATTTACCACTGGTCACAGATTGACGGTCCAATTGTGGACTTGGATGATCCAAACTCACAAACCCCGACATTTGATACTAGTACTATCACAAGAAGCACTGCTACTTTGAGATTCCAACTTACAGTAGCTGATGGCTTTGGCGGAATTGCCAGAGATGCAGTAGTAATCAAGATGACTGCGGGCAAACCAACGCTGATTACGGCAAGCGCTGGCCCAGACCAGACTGTCAATGAGGGCTCCAATGTACAACTGTCTGGCTCTTGCAACGACAAACTGAACAGAGAAACACAACTTAGCTGGTCTCAAACACTCGGACCATTTGTGCTCTTATCATCAACTTCTGATGCAGACCCAACATTTGTCGCACCAGAGATTCCAAACGGTTCGATAATTCCAACTGCATTCAGACTTACTTGTTATGTTGAAGGCGGCGGCTCGGCAACTGATATTGTTATAGTTAGAGTAAAACCAATCAACGATGATCCTTCTGCCGATGCAGGCCCTGATAAGAACACACTTCCAAGAAGACTTGTCTACTTGACAGGCTCAGGCTCTGATCCAGATGGTGATATTTTGAAATACTCTTGGAAACAGACAAAGGGTACTACAGTTGAATTAATCAACGAGAATCGACCAGAACTTAGAATTCTTGCTCCAGAGGTTTCTGGTGGTGCATCCACATCACTTGAATTTGAATTAACAGTTACTGACCCGTATGGTGGCTCTGATTCTGACAAGGTCACAGTTAACGTAATGTCTGATAACGTACGTGCATCAGCTGATGCAGGCGTTGACCAAGTCGTAGACGAGCAAACCGAGGTAACGCTATCTGGCTCAGGCTCTGACCCAGACAGCGACGTACTGACCTATTCTTGGAAACAAATAGGAGGCGAGGCAGTCGAGCTATCAGCAGTTGACCAGCCGCAGCCGACATTCACTGCACCTGTTGTTGCAAACGGCAAGGTCAAAGTGCTTGTCTTTGAGCTCAGAGTAGCAGATGAAAATGGCTATCCATCAAAGGATACAGTCAAAGTCACAGTACTACCAGTAAACACACCTCCAACTGTCGATGCAGGTAGCGGCCAAGAAGTGGACTTTGGAGCAATAGTGGTGTTGTCTGGCTCAGCATTCGATGAGGATGATGACCCATTGACATTCCTGTGGAACCAAGTATCAGGACCATCAGTAACAATGTCAACCAACACCGAATTGCAGACATCATTCACAGCACCCAAAGTTGCAGTGACAACACAGCTTACATTCCAGTTAATTGCAAATGACGGTCAGGCAGACAGCGAACCGTCAACTGTCACAATCACAGTAAAGGGTGAGGAGACAAAGGCAATCTCTGCCAACGCAGGACCTGATCAAACTGTGGAAGAACACAGCACAGTGACTCTATCCGGTTCTGGAAAAGATCCACTCAGACACAAGCTCTCATACAGCTGGAAACAAATCACAGGTGAGACCGTAACACTCTCATCTACAACACTTGCAAAGCCATCATTTGAGGCACCAGAGGTAGCAAACGGTCAGAAGAAGATACTGACATTCGAGCTTACTGTAACTGACCCAAGCACTGGAAGAACAGCCAAGGACATGGTTACAGTTACTGTTACACCAATCAACGGTGACCCAACAGCAATTGCCAAGGTAAAGAGTGTCAGAGAGCCAATCTAG
- a CDS encoding PAC2 family protein has protein sequence MKFTQIQEPSLEKPLMIAALQDMGNVGSIVIDFVNKSKRTIPFRTAEATHPSYVLDNGGYIEIPKEIWEYRYDQNIIVFGGGVGQPKTDEDLHALCQDVIDVAKKHSVKFIYTLGGFHTMRQIRGDHQTFITTTSKELTAQLQRLDVNMTPSKSVITGFNGLILGYAKQNGIHGIGLYGELDEPSIPQYKTAKSVITTLAKLTYQNFGDTIELDIMAADIERKLKSGWNYDI, from the coding sequence ATGAAGTTCACCCAGATACAAGAGCCATCACTTGAAAAGCCCCTCATGATAGCAGCTCTACAGGACATGGGAAATGTGGGCAGCATAGTCATCGATTTTGTCAACAAATCAAAAAGGACCATACCATTTAGGACCGCAGAGGCAACGCATCCATCATACGTGCTAGACAATGGCGGGTACATAGAGATTCCAAAGGAGATCTGGGAATACAGGTATGATCAGAACATCATAGTGTTTGGCGGTGGCGTAGGCCAACCAAAGACGGATGAAGATCTGCACGCATTATGCCAAGACGTAATCGATGTCGCAAAAAAACACTCTGTCAAGTTCATCTACACGCTTGGTGGATTTCACACCATGCGCCAGATAAGAGGCGACCACCAAACGTTCATCACAACTACATCAAAGGAGCTCACAGCACAGCTACAAAGGCTTGATGTGAATATGACGCCTTCAAAGTCAGTCATTACTGGATTTAACGGGCTCATACTAGGGTATGCAAAACAAAACGGTATCCATGGCATAGGCCTGTACGGCGAGCTTGATGAGCCGTCAATTCCGCAGTATAAGACGGCAAAGAGTGTAATCACAACGCTTGCAAAGCTTACATACCAGAACTTTGGCGATACCATCGAGCTTGACATCATGGCAGCTGATATTGAAAGGAAGTTAAAGTCAGGCTGGAATTACGATATCTGA
- a CDS encoding DMT family transporter: MLRTPLSSRNTGYVFAFISAALFGSISTLAKPSVESTDPLLLAAIVSAIASIAFTPLTIRRKSPISKRDMRLIIPIAILGAIIAPSLYFVGLKTAAASDAAILSNSEIVFTVLIAIIAFKERLRPLGYASMAIVMIGVVLITTKFDITNLAIDATNPGTILIVFTMLCWAIDNNLSRIATRTIDVSRLVHLKSTIGAAVIAGIVLALGIPLEVPHERLFHIILLGVVGFAAPMLLFYLALKSIGTVRTILVFSTSSIFGVIYAAAFLGEHLGTHQIMALSLMLAGLFLLKRSD; this comes from the coding sequence ATGTTACGAACGCCTCTTAGCAGCAGAAATACCGGGTACGTCTTTGCATTCATCTCAGCTGCACTATTTGGCTCGATCTCCACTCTTGCCAAGCCGTCAGTAGAGTCGACTGACCCGCTGCTCCTTGCAGCCATTGTTTCTGCAATCGCATCTATCGCATTTACACCGCTCACAATAAGACGCAAATCTCCAATAAGTAAAAGGGATATGAGACTGATAATCCCAATAGCAATACTGGGAGCAATTATTGCCCCAAGTCTGTACTTTGTGGGCCTGAAGACTGCGGCCGCATCAGATGCTGCAATACTTTCAAACTCTGAGATAGTGTTTACAGTGCTTATTGCCATAATCGCATTCAAAGAAAGACTCAGGCCACTTGGCTACGCATCGATGGCAATAGTAATGATAGGAGTTGTTCTCATCACCACCAAGTTTGACATAACAAACCTTGCAATTGATGCAACTAATCCTGGCACCATACTAATAGTATTCACCATGCTTTGCTGGGCAATTGATAACAATCTCAGCAGGATTGCGACAAGAACCATAGACGTGAGCCGCCTTGTACATCTAAAATCTACTATAGGGGCAGCCGTAATAGCAGGGATCGTACTTGCCCTTGGCATACCGCTTGAGGTGCCACATGAAAGACTCTTTCACATTATACTATTAGGCGTTGTCGGCTTTGCAGCACCAATGCTGCTATTTTATCTTGCGTTAAAAAGCATCGGCACAGTTAGGACCATCTTGGTGTTTTCTACATCATCAATATTTGGAGTAATATATGCTGCCGCCTTTCTTGGCGAGCATCTTGGCACGCATCAGATTATGGCATTGAGTCTTATGCTGGCAGGCTTATTCTTATTAAAAAGATCCGACTAG